The [Pseudomonas] carboxydohydrogena genome includes a window with the following:
- a CDS encoding type I secretion system permease/ATPase, with protein sequence MNLQARAAFPSGQPIGSPLPDAAPVADAKPEHDFFSDALLFVAAHHGRAITRDALLSGLPVENDQLTPNLFSRAATRAGLEVEATKRDLADIPSLVLPAVLIFHDRSTRILMATDGETVEIINPSTRKRERLLIQEMERDYLGYAFLLRPVAMTTDRVAAAGGIPGKHWFWSVVQRFGANYRHVAIAALIVNMLALGAPLFVMNVYDRVVPNGAIPSLIALAIGLGLAIVFDFILRTVRARIIDVTGKKIDVVLAAEIFEHILSIKMAQRPQSVGILANQMRDFDSVRDFFTSGTVVSATDLLFALIFIAVLFIIAGPLAWIPLAMLPIMILVGVILQRPLNDAVNRLQAESSARHGVLVESLSYIETVRASGAEAKMQNAWERSVAATARSGEDVHFWSTLSLTAASTAQQLTSMMMIVVGVFLILDGKLSMGALIASNMLAGRVLAPIAGIAAVITRATQTIVAMRSIDKLMTLERERPVGRTYIAREVKGESITFDNVRFKYPNASVNALDGVSFKINPGERVGIIGRIGSGKTTVGRLISGFYQPDEGRVLVDGVDLRQFDPADLRRGVGFVLQDTDLFFGKLRDNIALGYPAATDAEILEAARLAGVEQFAAHHPLGYDLPIAEGGRSLSGGQKQAIGLARALIRKPQVLFLDEPTAHFDTRSEAEFLERLKALKEKDMTVIVSTHRLSLLALVDRLLVFEQGKLIADGPRDLVIARLQNTAAAQGAKPNTRPQTAPHAKL encoded by the coding sequence GTGAATCTTCAGGCGCGTGCAGCGTTTCCTTCCGGGCAGCCGATCGGCTCGCCGTTGCCGGATGCTGCGCCTGTGGCGGATGCGAAGCCTGAACACGATTTCTTTTCCGACGCTCTCCTGTTTGTCGCCGCCCATCACGGCCGCGCAATCACGCGTGATGCGCTGCTGTCCGGTCTGCCGGTCGAAAACGACCAGCTGACCCCCAACCTGTTCTCGCGCGCCGCTACCCGTGCCGGGCTTGAAGTCGAAGCCACCAAGCGCGATCTCGCCGACATCCCGTCGCTCGTCCTGCCCGCGGTTTTGATCTTCCATGATCGCAGCACGCGCATCCTGATGGCGACCGATGGCGAGACGGTCGAGATCATCAATCCCTCGACCCGCAAGCGCGAACGACTCCTGATCCAGGAAATGGAGCGGGATTATCTCGGCTACGCCTTCCTGCTGCGGCCCGTCGCCATGACCACGGATCGCGTCGCGGCCGCGGGTGGCATACCGGGCAAGCACTGGTTCTGGTCGGTGGTCCAGCGCTTCGGCGCCAACTACCGCCACGTCGCGATCGCCGCCCTGATCGTCAACATGCTGGCGCTCGGAGCGCCGCTGTTCGTGATGAACGTCTACGACCGCGTGGTGCCGAACGGCGCCATTCCCTCGCTGATCGCGCTGGCGATCGGACTTGGTCTGGCGATTGTGTTCGATTTCATCCTGCGCACCGTGCGCGCCCGCATCATCGACGTCACCGGCAAGAAGATCGACGTGGTGCTGGCGGCCGAGATCTTCGAACACATTCTCTCGATCAAGATGGCGCAACGGCCGCAATCGGTCGGCATCCTCGCCAACCAGATGCGCGATTTCGATTCCGTGCGCGACTTCTTCACCTCCGGCACCGTGGTGTCGGCAACCGATCTTCTGTTCGCGCTGATCTTCATCGCCGTGCTGTTCATCATCGCAGGCCCGCTCGCCTGGATTCCCCTCGCCATGCTGCCGATCATGATCCTGGTCGGCGTGATCCTGCAACGCCCGCTCAACGACGCGGTCAACCGCTTGCAGGCCGAATCCAGCGCACGTCATGGCGTGCTGGTCGAAAGCCTCTCCTATATCGAGACGGTCCGCGCTTCCGGCGCCGAAGCCAAGATGCAGAACGCCTGGGAGCGTTCGGTCGCGGCGACCGCGCGCTCGGGCGAGGACGTGCACTTCTGGTCGACCCTGTCGCTGACCGCCGCGAGTACCGCGCAGCAGCTCACCAGCATGATGATGATCGTCGTCGGCGTGTTCCTCATTCTCGACGGCAAGCTGTCAATGGGCGCGCTGATCGCATCCAACATGCTGGCCGGGCGCGTGCTCGCGCCGATCGCCGGCATCGCCGCCGTCATCACCCGCGCGACGCAGACGATCGTCGCCATGCGTTCGATCGACAAGCTGATGACGCTGGAACGGGAGCGCCCGGTGGGCCGCACCTATATCGCCCGCGAGGTGAAGGGAGAGTCCATCACCTTCGACAACGTCCGCTTCAAATATCCCAATGCGTCCGTCAATGCGCTGGACGGCGTCTCCTTCAAGATCAACCCGGGCGAGCGTGTCGGCATTATCGGGCGGATCGGCTCGGGCAAGACCACGGTCGGCCGGCTGATCTCGGGTTTCTATCAACCCGATGAAGGCCGCGTGCTGGTCGATGGCGTCGATCTGCGGCAGTTCGATCCGGCGGATCTGCGCCGCGGCGTCGGCTTTGTGCTGCAAGACACCGATCTGTTCTTCGGCAAGCTGCGCGACAACATCGCGCTCGGTTATCCGGCTGCGACCGATGCCGAAATTCTCGAGGCGGCTCGCCTTGCCGGTGTCGAGCAGTTCGCGGCCCATCATCCGCTCGGTTACGATCTGCCGATCGCGGAAGGCGGCCGCAGCCTGTCCGGCGGGCAAAAGCAGGCGATCGGCCTTGCGCGCGCGCTGATCCGCAAGCCGCAGGTGCTGTTCCTCGATGAGCCGACCGCGCATTTCGACACGCGCAGCGAAGCGGAATTCCTTGAGCGTCTGAAGGCCCTGAAGGAAAAGGACATGACGGTCATCGTCTCCACCCATCGCCTGTCGCTGCTTGCGCTGGTCGATCGCCTTCTGGTGTTCGAACAGGGCAAGCTCATCGCCGACGGTCCGCGAGATCTGGTGATCGCACGGCTACAGAACACGGCGGCCGCGCAAGGCGCAAAACCCAATACCAGGCCCCAGACGGCTCCCCATGCGAAGCTCTGA
- a CDS encoding HlyD family type I secretion periplasmic adaptor subunit: MRSSDFSFANDVRAAAELKTPRASLILLGTTIALMVVGIIWAHFAILDEVKRGNAKVIPSRQLQVVQSLEGGIVQEILVQEGDIVKQGQVLMRIDDTKFLADLGEVRERRFANAARVARLEAEVKGLPKPVFPDRLAERSPQAVQTEQNVFDARAKKLAQDVDVLTQQATRLSDSLKLLSREVQLTQNLYAQKVVPEIEMLRLQRQEADMRGQLAETQARISTAEATFRSQAEEDLAKSRADLAVLEETTKSAQDRVRRADLKSPVNGIINKLNVTTVGAVVQPGANLMDIVPLDDSLLVEGRIRPQDIAFIRPQQNAVVKITAYDSSVYGSLKGKVERISADSIVDDKSEQRGEKGESFYRVIVRTEKNHLGTAEHPLPIIPGMVATVEVQTGEKSVLDYMMKPARMLRDEALREH, encoded by the coding sequence ATGCGAAGCTCTGATTTCTCCTTCGCCAATGACGTGCGGGCCGCTGCCGAGCTGAAGACGCCCCGCGCCTCGCTGATCCTGCTGGGAACGACCATTGCCCTGATGGTCGTCGGCATCATCTGGGCGCATTTTGCCATCCTCGATGAAGTCAAACGCGGCAATGCCAAGGTCATCCCCTCGCGGCAATTGCAGGTGGTGCAAAGCCTGGAAGGCGGCATCGTTCAGGAAATCCTGGTGCAGGAAGGCGATATCGTCAAACAGGGCCAGGTGTTGATGCGGATCGACGACACCAAATTCCTGGCCGATCTTGGTGAAGTCCGCGAACGTCGCTTCGCCAACGCCGCGCGCGTCGCGCGCCTCGAAGCCGAAGTCAAAGGACTGCCTAAACCGGTATTTCCGGACCGACTGGCGGAGCGCTCGCCTCAGGCCGTGCAGACCGAACAGAATGTGTTCGACGCGCGCGCCAAAAAACTCGCGCAGGATGTCGATGTGCTGACCCAGCAGGCGACGCGGCTGTCGGATTCACTGAAGCTCCTCAGCCGTGAAGTCCAGCTGACGCAAAACCTCTACGCGCAGAAGGTGGTGCCCGAGATCGAGATGCTGCGCCTCCAGCGGCAGGAGGCCGACATGCGCGGCCAACTCGCGGAAACGCAGGCGCGCATTTCCACTGCCGAGGCCACCTTCCGTTCGCAGGCCGAGGAAGATCTCGCGAAATCCCGCGCCGATCTCGCCGTGCTCGAGGAAACCACCAAGTCGGCGCAGGACCGCGTGCGCCGCGCCGACCTGAAATCGCCGGTCAACGGCATCATCAACAAGCTCAACGTCACGACGGTCGGCGCCGTGGTGCAGCCCGGCGCCAATCTGATGGATATCGTGCCGCTGGATGACTCGCTGCTTGTCGAGGGCCGCATCCGCCCGCAGGACATCGCCTTCATTCGCCCGCAGCAGAATGCCGTGGTGAAGATCACCGCCTATGACTCGTCGGTTTACGGTTCGCTGAAAGGCAAGGTCGAGCGCATCAGCGCCGACTCCATTGTCGATGACAAGTCTGAGCAGCGAGGCGAGAAAGGCGAGAGCTTCTATCGCGTGATCGTCCGCACCGAGAAGAACCACCTCGGCACGGCGGAGCACCCTCTTCCCATCATTCCCGGCATGGTGGCGACCGTGGAAGTACAGACCGGGGAGAAGTCGGTGCTCGATTACATGATGAAGCCCGCCCGCATGCTGCGCGACGAGGCGTTGCGCGAGCATTGA
- a CDS encoding OpgC domain-containing protein — protein sequence MNLKATLSKGRDLRLDLFRGVANWAIFLDHIPNNAVNWITTRNYGFSDAADLFVFISGYTAAFVYARMMIQRGFIVGVTRLFKRVWQLYVAHVLLFVIYVAAIGWVALRYSDPQIVNEFNIAGLVDSPIQTISQGLLLRFKPLNLDVLPLYIVLMACFGPVLWLLLRKPNLTMAASIALYLAARHFGWNLPGYPGGVWYFNPFCWQVLFVLGAWVAVAGIREVRVAIRLRPLLWLAALYLVFAFLMTLAGRFPDFGALFPAWLVESFNPNDKTNLAPYRFLHFIALAFLVTRFVRKDWPGLQWKIFDPLIKCGQQSLQVFCVGVFLSFAAHFVLMMSYGTLWSQIGVSLAGLAIMTAVAYYGNWSKRQDKLPAPPPAPPKN from the coding sequence ATGAACCTCAAGGCAACCCTTTCCAAAGGCCGCGACCTGCGACTCGACCTGTTCCGCGGCGTCGCCAACTGGGCTATTTTCCTCGACCACATCCCCAACAACGCCGTGAACTGGATCACCACGCGGAATTACGGATTCAGCGACGCGGCCGACCTGTTCGTCTTTATCTCGGGCTACACCGCCGCCTTCGTCTACGCGCGGATGATGATCCAGCGCGGCTTCATCGTCGGCGTGACGCGGCTGTTCAAGCGAGTCTGGCAACTCTACGTCGCGCATGTCCTGCTGTTCGTGATCTACGTCGCCGCCATCGGCTGGGTGGCGCTGCGCTACAGCGATCCCCAGATCGTCAACGAGTTCAACATCGCGGGGCTGGTCGACAGCCCGATCCAGACCATTTCCCAAGGCCTGCTGCTGCGCTTCAAGCCGCTCAACCTCGACGTGTTGCCGCTCTACATCGTGCTGATGGCCTGTTTCGGTCCGGTGCTGTGGCTGTTGCTGCGCAAGCCCAACCTCACCATGGCGGCCTCGATCGCGCTTTATCTCGCGGCCCGGCATTTCGGCTGGAATTTGCCGGGTTACCCGGGCGGCGTCTGGTACTTCAACCCGTTCTGCTGGCAGGTGCTGTTCGTGCTCGGCGCATGGGTGGCGGTGGCCGGAATCCGCGAGGTCCGGGTCGCGATCCGCCTGCGCCCCCTGCTGTGGCTGGCCGCGCTCTATCTCGTTTTTGCGTTCCTGATGACGCTGGCCGGGCGTTTTCCGGATTTCGGCGCACTGTTTCCCGCCTGGCTCGTGGAGAGCTTCAATCCGAACGACAAGACCAACCTCGCGCCCTATCGCTTCCTGCATTTCATAGCGCTGGCTTTTCTCGTCACGCGCTTCGTCCGCAAGGACTGGCCGGGCCTTCAGTGGAAGATCTTCGATCCGCTGATCAAATGCGGCCAGCAATCGTTGCAGGTGTTCTGCGTCGGCGTCTTCCTGTCCTTCGCTGCGCATTTCGTCCTGATGATGAGCTACGGCACGCTCTGGAGCCAGATCGGCGTCAGCCTTGCCGGCCTCGCGATCATGACCGCCGTCGCCTATTACGGAAACTGGTCTAAGCGGCAGGACAAGCTGCCCGCACCGCCGCCGGCCCCTCCGAAAAATTGA
- a CDS encoding ETC complex I subunit — MTARIFKPAKNAMQSGKAKTKEWQLDYEPEKPRVVEPLMGWTSSGDMKQQVTLHFHTREEAVAYCEANGIAYQVQEPKESIRRQVAYADNFAFRRSEPWTH; from the coding sequence ATGACAGCCCGTATCTTCAAGCCCGCCAAGAACGCCATGCAGTCCGGCAAGGCCAAGACCAAGGAATGGCAGCTCGATTACGAACCCGAAAAGCCGCGCGTGGTCGAACCGCTGATGGGCTGGACCAGTTCGGGCGACATGAAGCAGCAGGTGACCCTGCATTTCCACACCCGCGAGGAAGCCGTGGCGTATTGCGAGGCCAACGGGATCGCCTATCAGGTGCAGGAGCCGAAGGAATCGATCCGCCGCCAGGTCGCTTACGCGGATAACTTCGCGTTCCGCCGCAGCGAGCCCTGGACGCACTGA
- the dctP gene encoding TRAP transporter substrate-binding protein DctP, with translation MLTRRHLLASALAAPAILRFGTAEAATTLKISHQFPGGTIDKGDFRDRLVRKFAAEISKRSGGELAAEVYPNSSLMKTKAQFSAMRKGALDMSLFPLPYAGGEVPETNIGLMPGLVANYDQGLSWKNKPVGKALTDLLADKGIVILTWVWQAGGVASRSRPLIAPEDAKGLKVRGGSREMDMVLQKAGAAVLSLPSNEIYAAMQTGACDAGITSSTSLISFRLEEVSKSLTSGAGQSYWFMLEPLLMSKDVFDKLPKKHQDILTSVGTEMEAFGRQGAQDDDKGVAKVYEKAGAKVSELDAATVGKWRDIARDTAWKDYSARSANCANLMKLAADVT, from the coding sequence ATGCTTACACGCCGCCATCTTCTGGCTTCGGCATTGGCCGCCCCCGCCATCCTGCGATTCGGAACTGCCGAAGCCGCAACCACCTTGAAAATCTCTCACCAGTTTCCCGGCGGCACCATCGACAAGGGCGACTTCCGCGATCGTCTGGTGCGCAAATTCGCCGCCGAAATCTCCAAGCGCAGCGGCGGCGAACTTGCCGCCGAAGTCTATCCGAACTCCTCGCTCATGAAGACCAAGGCGCAGTTCTCCGCCATGCGCAAGGGCGCGCTCGACATGAGCCTGTTCCCGCTCCCCTACGCCGGCGGCGAAGTGCCGGAAACCAACATCGGCCTGATGCCGGGCCTCGTGGCGAACTACGATCAGGGACTCTCCTGGAAGAACAAGCCGGTCGGCAAGGCGCTGACGGATCTGCTCGCCGACAAGGGCATCGTGATCCTGACCTGGGTCTGGCAGGCAGGCGGCGTCGCCAGCCGCTCCCGTCCGCTGATCGCGCCGGAAGACGCCAAGGGCCTGAAGGTTCGCGGCGGCTCGCGCGAAATGGACATGGTGCTGCAAAAGGCCGGTGCGGCGGTGCTGTCGCTGCCGTCGAATGAAATCTATGCCGCGATGCAGACCGGCGCCTGCGATGCGGGCATCACCTCGTCGACCAGCCTGATCTCCTTCCGTCTGGAAGAAGTGTCCAAGTCGCTGACCTCGGGCGCGGGCCAGTCCTACTGGTTCATGCTTGAGCCGCTTCTGATGTCCAAGGATGTCTTCGACAAATTGCCGAAGAAGCATCAGGACATCCTCACTTCCGTCGGCACGGAAATGGAGGCCTTCGGCCGTCAGGGCGCGCAGGACGACGACAAGGGAGTCGCCAAGGTCTACGAAAAAGCCGGCGCGAAGGTCAGCGAGCTGGATGCCGCGACTGTCGGCAAATGGCGGGATATCGCGCGCGATACGGCGTGGAAGGATTACTCCGCCCGTAGCGCGAACTGCGCCAACTTGATGAAGCTCGCCGCTGACGTGACCTGA
- a CDS encoding TRAP transporter small permease, protein MHSSLETAAPESAAALPPPLAAVDRALQVVNRIIMIVSAIAMILACFILSYSVISRSFFEAATYWQDEASVFLLVGATFLTAAYVQHDRGHIGIEAFIELLSPRANRIRLILVDIGSFLFCAFFAWKSWTLTHEAYVDGQITDSIWAPPLAIPYSLMAVGMTLLCVQILVQILSELCGRNRS, encoded by the coding sequence ATGCATTCATCCCTCGAGACGGCGGCGCCCGAGAGCGCCGCCGCCCTGCCACCCCCGCTGGCGGCGGTCGATCGGGCTTTGCAGGTTGTCAACCGGATCATCATGATCGTTTCGGCGATCGCGATGATCCTGGCGTGCTTCATCCTGAGCTACAGCGTCATCAGCCGCAGCTTCTTCGAGGCCGCGACCTACTGGCAGGACGAGGCTTCGGTCTTTCTGCTGGTCGGCGCGACCTTCCTCACGGCCGCCTATGTGCAGCACGATCGCGGCCACATCGGCATCGAGGCGTTCATCGAACTGCTGTCGCCTCGCGCCAACCGCATCCGTCTCATTCTGGTAGATATCGGAAGTTTCCTGTTCTGCGCGTTCTTCGCATGGAAATCATGGACCCTGACGCATGAAGCGTATGTCGATGGACAGATCACGGACTCCATCTGGGCGCCGCCGCTGGCGATTCCCTATTCGCTGATGGCTGTGGGCATGACGCTCCTGTGTGTGCAAATCCTGGTGCAAATTCTGTCCGAACTCTGCGGAAGAAATCGTTCATGA
- a CDS encoding TRAP transporter large permease, whose product MTVVGIGISYGIVTLIIMFSGMPIAFALGAVSLIFMGIYMPTSSLDTVTQNVYEEMASITLLSIPLFILKGAAIGKSKAGQDLYLALHAWLHRIPGGLGIANVFACALFAAMAGSSPATCSAIGSAGIPEMRKRGYSGSFAAGIIAAGGTLGILLPPSITMILFAVAAEQSLGRLFLAAIGPGMLLVFLFAAYAMVRFRKEFRLAKAAYEADGTTSPILADDNYTMAERFKILPRVLPFVILLTGVMIALYGGYATPSETAGLGGLLALFLIASIYGVWKPTDLAPILRSTIRESTMLMLIIGMSLFYSYVMSYLHISQSAAEGIVHLNLPKYALLAAILLMVIVLGFFLPPVSIILMTAPIILPPLRAANFDIIWFGVIMTIVMEMGLIHPPVGLNIFVIRNVAPDLTLSEIIWGTLPFVILMMVAVIIMCFVPQIATAIPDFFMGPEIGR is encoded by the coding sequence ATGACCGTCGTCGGAATCGGAATTTCCTACGGAATCGTCACCCTCATCATCATGTTTTCCGGCATGCCGATCGCATTCGCGCTCGGCGCGGTGTCCCTGATCTTCATGGGCATCTACATGCCGACCTCGTCACTCGATACGGTGACGCAGAACGTCTATGAGGAAATGGCCTCCATCACGCTGCTCTCGATTCCCCTTTTCATCCTGAAGGGCGCGGCGATCGGCAAATCCAAGGCCGGGCAGGATCTCTACCTCGCGCTGCATGCGTGGCTGCATCGTATTCCCGGCGGCCTTGGCATCGCCAACGTGTTCGCCTGCGCCCTGTTCGCGGCCATGGCAGGCTCCTCTCCCGCGACCTGTTCGGCGATCGGCTCGGCCGGAATTCCCGAAATGCGCAAGCGCGGCTATTCCGGCAGCTTCGCGGCCGGCATCATCGCCGCAGGCGGCACGCTCGGAATCCTGCTGCCGCCCTCGATCACCATGATCCTGTTCGCGGTCGCCGCCGAGCAATCGCTCGGCCGGCTGTTCCTCGCCGCGATCGGGCCGGGCATGCTGCTTGTGTTCCTGTTCGCGGCTTACGCGATGGTCCGCTTCCGCAAGGAATTCCGGCTTGCCAAGGCGGCCTACGAGGCGGACGGCACGACCTCGCCGATCCTTGCCGACGACAATTACACCATGGCGGAGCGCTTCAAGATCCTGCCGCGCGTGCTGCCCTTCGTGATCCTGCTGACCGGCGTGATGATCGCGCTTTACGGCGGTTATGCCACGCCCTCGGAAACCGCCGGCCTTGGCGGGTTGCTCGCGCTGTTCCTGATCGCATCGATCTATGGCGTGTGGAAGCCGACAGACCTCGCCCCGATCCTGCGCTCGACGATCCGTGAATCAACCATGCTGATGCTGATCATCGGCATGTCGCTATTCTATTCCTACGTGATGAGCTATCTGCACATTTCGCAATCGGCGGCGGAAGGCATCGTCCATCTCAATCTGCCGAAATACGCACTGCTTGCGGCGATCCTGCTGATGGTCATCGTGCTTGGCTTCTTCCTGCCTCCGGTCTCGATCATCCTGATGACCGCGCCGATCATTCTGCCGCCGCTGCGTGCGGCGAATTTCGACATCATCTGGTTCGGCGTCATCATGACGATCGTCATGGAGATGGGGCTGATACACCCGCCGGTGGGATTGAATATCTTCGTGATACGAAACGTGGCGCCGGATTTGACGTTGAGCGAGATCATCTGGGGCACGCTGCCCTTCGTGATCCTGATGATGGTTGCCGTCATCATCATGTGCTTCGTGCCGCAGATCGCGACCGCCATTCCCGACTTCTTCATGGGACCGGAAATCGGCCGCTGA
- a CDS encoding ArnT family glycosyltransferase — protein sequence MIDMVQRRGFGRPPASENEGRGLTALLDAVSGSHIRSVAFLIVCGFLFFLPGLFHIGPIDRDEARFAQASKQMAETGDPVDIRFQDEVRYKKPVGIYWLQAGVVKTAEKLGLPRPEIRIWLYRVPSLFGAIGAVLLTYWTALAFVTRRGAVLAGLLMCASVMLGIEARLATTDAVLLMTTTTVMGALARVYLSWQRGEAFERGAWALPAIFWTAMAASVLVKGPLIFLIAGLTIAALGFLDRSVQWLRRLHPVPGVLWMLLLILPWFVAIYLKSGDSFFVNSVGGDMLSKVASPQESHGAPPGLYFVLFWVTFWPGSTLAGVAAPAVWRARREPGAQFLLAWLVPSWIVFELIITKLPHYVLPMYPAIAILIVGALQSHALSRSAWIVRGAAWWFVFPAIASVAAVVLGISVLKQPVFAAWPFAAAAMVFGLFAWWMYDEAHAERSLLNSVASSLALSACVFGIVLPALTPLFPSVQIAKALRSVECKGPLAAAAGYQEPSLVFMVGTQTLLTNGSGAADFLQQGSCRFALVEWREERAFAQRADAIGLHYAIVTRIEGYNISQGREVSVAVFRSDIDDE from the coding sequence ATGATCGATATGGTGCAGCGCCGCGGATTTGGCCGGCCTCCAGCCTCGGAAAACGAGGGCCGGGGGCTGACGGCTTTGCTCGATGCCGTGTCGGGGAGCCACATCCGCTCGGTCGCGTTCCTGATCGTCTGCGGGTTTCTGTTTTTTCTGCCTGGCTTGTTTCACATCGGGCCGATCGACCGCGACGAGGCCCGTTTCGCGCAGGCCTCCAAGCAGATGGCGGAAACCGGCGATCCGGTCGATATCCGCTTTCAGGACGAGGTCCGTTACAAGAAACCGGTCGGAATCTACTGGCTACAGGCCGGTGTGGTGAAGACCGCCGAGAAGCTCGGCCTGCCACGTCCGGAAATCCGGATCTGGCTGTATCGCGTCCCTTCGTTGTTCGGCGCGATCGGGGCGGTGCTGCTGACCTACTGGACGGCGCTGGCTTTCGTTACCCGGCGGGGCGCCGTGCTGGCGGGCCTTCTGATGTGTGCGTCGGTAATGCTCGGCATCGAGGCGCGGCTTGCGACGACCGACGCGGTGCTGCTCATGACCACGACGACGGTGATGGGCGCGCTGGCGCGGGTTTATCTGTCCTGGCAGCGGGGCGAGGCATTCGAACGGGGCGCGTGGGCATTGCCCGCGATCTTCTGGACCGCGATGGCCGCAAGTGTGCTGGTCAAGGGGCCGCTGATTTTCCTGATCGCGGGCCTCACCATCGCAGCGCTCGGCTTTCTCGACCGCTCGGTGCAATGGCTGCGGCGCCTGCATCCCGTGCCCGGCGTGCTCTGGATGCTGCTCCTGATCCTGCCGTGGTTCGTCGCGATCTATCTGAAATCCGGCGACAGCTTTTTCGTCAACTCGGTCGGCGGCGACATGCTGAGCAAGGTGGCGTCGCCTCAGGAGTCGCATGGGGCACCGCCCGGCCTTTATTTCGTTCTGTTCTGGGTGACGTTCTGGCCCGGTTCGACGCTCGCGGGCGTGGCCGCGCCGGCGGTGTGGCGCGCCCGGCGGGAACCCGGCGCGCAGTTCCTGCTGGCCTGGCTGGTGCCGTCATGGATCGTGTTTGAACTCATCATCACCAAGCTGCCGCATTACGTGCTGCCGATGTATCCGGCGATCGCGATCCTGATCGTCGGAGCGCTGCAAAGTCATGCGCTGTCGCGCTCGGCCTGGATCGTGCGCGGCGCGGCATGGTGGTTCGTGTTTCCCGCCATTGCCTCAGTCGCAGCCGTCGTGCTGGGCATCTCCGTCCTGAAGCAGCCGGTGTTCGCCGCATGGCCGTTCGCCGCCGCCGCCATGGTGTTCGGGCTGTTCGCGTGGTGGATGTACGACGAGGCTCACGCCGAGCGTTCGCTGCTTAATTCGGTGGCTTCCTCGCTCGCACTGAGCGCCTGCGTGTTCGGCATTGTGCTGCCCGCCTTGACGCCGCTGTTTCCAAGCGTGCAGATCGCCAAGGCGCTGCGCAGCGTCGAGTGCAAGGGGCCGCTCGCGGCGGCGGCCGGTTATCAGGAGCCGAGTCTCGTTTTCATGGTCGGCACGCAGACCTTGCTCACCAACGGTTCCGGCGCCGCCGATTTCCTGCAACAGGGAAGCTGCCGCTTCGCACTGGTGGAGTGGCGCGAGGAGAGAGCCTTCGCGCAACGCGCCGATGCGATCGGGCTGCATTACGCCATCGTGACCCGGATCGAGGGCTACAACATCTCGCAAGGACGCGAGGTTTCCGTCGCTGTGTTCAGGTCGGACATCGATGATGAATGA
- a CDS encoding aspartyl/asparaginyl beta-hydroxylase domain-containing protein, whose protein sequence is MDKGTRKRLRRLGIFAVVILAGLYFVPYLLVFYLICGALDVARHHKITYELVEKYFMGNGILTWLLSPLNLLIDLFSRKNIGVFKLQDMPPEHRAEIEACVEAFRTNGDLIKQRVAETLGTSKRGMLTFRWFNKPQPSLIRIPELEREHRFIKTVAISVFNTRERTSWHFGPLRLTFRVLCNLDPINSRDVYIRADDKIHYWVDDPLFIFDDTFFHCSINDVDQVRYCLFMDIVRPNRAQGMFDRAVDIAAFISGSLKTMFYKNWSFIR, encoded by the coding sequence ATGGATAAGGGCACCCGGAAGCGGTTACGCCGCCTTGGCATTTTTGCCGTCGTCATCCTCGCCGGGCTCTATTTCGTGCCCTATTTGCTGGTCTTCTATCTGATCTGCGGAGCGCTCGACGTCGCCCGCCATCACAAGATCACTTATGAACTCGTCGAAAAATACTTCATGGGCAATGGCATCCTGACCTGGCTGCTGTCGCCGCTGAATCTGCTGATCGATCTCTTTTCCCGGAAGAATATCGGCGTCTTCAAACTACAGGATATGCCGCCGGAGCATCGCGCCGAAATCGAGGCCTGCGTGGAGGCATTCCGCACCAACGGCGATCTCATCAAGCAGCGGGTGGCGGAAACGCTCGGCACCAGCAAGCGCGGCATGCTCACCTTCCGCTGGTTCAACAAGCCCCAGCCCAGCCTGATCCGGATTCCGGAGCTTGAACGCGAGCATCGCTTCATCAAGACCGTGGCGATTTCGGTCTTCAATACCCGCGAGCGCACGTCCTGGCATTTTGGCCCTCTGCGCCTGACCTTCCGCGTGTTGTGCAACCTCGACCCGATCAACAGCCGCGACGTGTACATTCGGGCCGACGACAAGATTCACTACTGGGTCGATGATCCGCTGTTTATCTTCGACGACACCTTCTTCCATTGCTCCATCAACGATGTGGATCAGGTGCGGTACTGCCTCTTCATGGATATCGTGCGCCCGAACCGCGCGCAGGGCATGTTCGACCGCGCCGTCGATATTGCCGCATTCATCTCCGGATCGCTGAAAACCATGTTCTACAAGAACTGGTCGTTCATCCGCTGA
- a CDS encoding DUF7662 domain-containing protein, translated as MIEADKYDALRDYLKERTEAELVLSFEEIESILGFALSRSSQRARWWEKERNPQDAMPQRNAIRDGGYEATRLPDGTGVRFRRIGLKRTWR; from the coding sequence GTGATAGAGGCCGACAAATACGATGCGCTGCGCGACTACCTGAAGGAACGCACGGAGGCGGAACTGGTGCTGTCCTTCGAGGAGATCGAGTCCATTCTCGGCTTCGCCCTGTCGCGCAGTTCGCAGCGCGCCCGCTGGTGGGAGAAAGAGCGCAACCCGCAGGATGCGATGCCGCAACGCAATGCGATCCGCGATGGTGGCTATGAAGCGACCCGGCTGCCCGACGGCACGGGCGTCCGCTTTCGCCGGATCGGCTTGAAGCGGACCTGGCGTTAG